A single Diceros bicornis minor isolate mBicDic1 unplaced genomic scaffold, mDicBic1.mat.cur scaffold_54_ctg1, whole genome shotgun sequence DNA region contains:
- the LOC131403077 gene encoding centromere-associated protein E-like: protein MAAGNVPVPGEVSPLTKMHSEPIRVWLILQAGKELNKQVLKFARTAQSMKNTPYVNEVSSDEALLERYRKEIIDLKKQLEEEKKELRQLLECVTTEKEQLKTDLRESTDRVSSAPGTW, encoded by the exons atggccgccggcaatgtcccagttcctggagaggtctcacctctcactaagatgcactcagagcctatcag AGTTTGGTTGATCTTGCAGGCTGGGAAAGAGCTGAACAAACAGGTGCTGAAG TTTGCCAGAACTGCTCAGTCTATGAAGAATACCCCTTATGTTAATGAGGTATCAAGTGATGAAGCTCTCCTggaaagatatagaaaagaaataattgatcttAAAAAACAGTTAGAGGAG GAGAAAAAAGAGCTGCGACAATTGTTAGAGTGTGTTACCACAGAAAAGGAGCAACTGAAGACTGACCTGAGGGAGAGTACTGACAGGGTGAGTTCAGCACCGGGTACTTGGTAG